One genomic segment of Amycolatopsis sp. WQ 127309 includes these proteins:
- a CDS encoding alpha-galactosidase: MTWTVPLATTSYTVALDPSSRWAELVAWGPSGIEDGPSVFTNAGSVHFITEADAAPVEYAPLGLRPFSGADVAVRGGSWWRFDGAASDADLRLAFVDEVTGLRAVLCYRPVPDTDALTRWVEFTNTGTSTLEFDRLGSAGVCVPTVGGAQLTYLTGQWSQEFTRQSVSLPAGGFRMESRFGVPGHAHVPWLAVQDVSGGPAYGVSLAWPGSWSIEADVEPSGLTRIRAGRLPSPGPVLLEPGASLSTPPVALASSVDGLPGLASVWHDYDRVLAGSRWQRSRPVLYNSWEATGFDVRSEHQLELAKHAADIGVELFVVDDGWFTGRDDDTGGLGDWTPADESFGTFVDSVRNLGLEFGLWVEPEAVSPKSQLYAAHPDWVYRIDGRPLTLIRNQLLLDLGQPAVVSFIKSTLDSLLLTYPISYLKWDMNRPPTERGRPGSPFADLDAEHVEGYLSVLDHLRARHPHVTIEACAGGGGRTDLATVARTDVVWPSDNTGPLDRLTIQDGFLLMHAPHLMSSWVTDAPGVFDPRPRSLRFRFVTAMAGVLGIGADLSRWTPAQHAEAASLVSLYKQIRPVIHHGTAQVIHGPTAPTAATQYTSEDGDTIVVLAWNTGTLTGAPLVPGRSSRVRLSVRPESSYVDTSGAHYSGTHLRYAGLPFDWTADHDADVVILRRKP, translated from the coding sequence GTGACGTGGACCGTGCCGCTCGCGACCACGTCGTACACCGTGGCGCTGGACCCCTCTTCCCGATGGGCCGAACTGGTCGCCTGGGGGCCGTCCGGGATCGAGGACGGCCCGTCGGTGTTCACGAACGCGGGCTCGGTGCACTTCATAACCGAGGCTGACGCGGCCCCGGTCGAGTACGCACCGCTGGGCCTGCGCCCGTTCTCCGGCGCGGACGTCGCCGTGCGCGGCGGTTCGTGGTGGCGGTTCGACGGTGCCGCGTCGGATGCGGATCTGCGTCTGGCCTTTGTGGACGAAGTGACCGGGTTGCGCGCGGTGCTGTGCTACCGGCCGGTGCCCGACACGGACGCCCTCACGCGGTGGGTCGAGTTCACCAACACCGGAACATCGACGCTGGAGTTCGACCGGCTGGGCTCGGCGGGGGTGTGCGTCCCGACGGTCGGCGGCGCCCAGCTGACGTACCTGACCGGTCAGTGGTCACAGGAGTTCACGCGGCAGTCGGTGTCGCTGCCCGCCGGCGGGTTCCGGATGGAGAGCCGGTTCGGCGTGCCGGGCCACGCGCACGTCCCGTGGCTGGCGGTGCAGGACGTTTCCGGCGGCCCTGCTTACGGCGTCTCGCTGGCCTGGCCGGGTTCGTGGTCCATCGAGGCGGACGTCGAGCCGTCCGGCTTGACGCGCATCCGAGCCGGACGGCTGCCGTCCCCGGGCCCGGTGCTCTTAGAGCCCGGCGCCTCTCTGTCAACACCGCCGGTCGCTCTGGCGTCCAGTGTGGACGGACTGCCGGGACTGGCGTCGGTCTGGCACGACTACGACCGGGTGCTGGCCGGTTCCCGGTGGCAGCGCTCGCGTCCGGTGCTCTACAACTCTTGGGAAGCAACGGGTTTCGACGTCCGGAGCGAGCACCAGCTGGAGCTGGCGAAGCACGCGGCCGACATCGGCGTCGAGCTGTTCGTGGTGGACGACGGCTGGTTCACCGGCCGCGACGACGACACCGGCGGCCTGGGTGACTGGACCCCGGCGGACGAGTCGTTCGGCACGTTCGTCGACTCGGTGCGGAACCTGGGGCTGGAGTTCGGCCTGTGGGTGGAGCCGGAGGCGGTGAGCCCGAAGTCGCAGCTCTACGCCGCGCATCCGGACTGGGTGTACCGCATCGACGGGCGTCCCTTGACGCTGATCCGCAACCAGCTGCTGCTGGACCTGGGCCAACCCGCTGTGGTCTCCTTCATCAAGTCCACTCTGGACTCGCTACTGTTGACGTACCCGATCTCGTACCTGAAGTGGGACATGAACCGCCCGCCGACGGAACGCGGCCGCCCTGGTTCCCCCTTCGCCGACTTGGACGCCGAGCACGTCGAGGGCTACCTCTCGGTTCTGGACCACCTGCGCGCTCGGCATCCACACGTAACGATCGAGGCCTGCGCAGGCGGCGGCGGCCGCACGGACCTGGCAACGGTCGCGCGCACGGACGTCGTCTGGCCGAGCGACAACACGGGCCCGCTGGACCGCCTGACCATCCAGGACGGCTTCCTGCTGATGCACGCCCCGCACCTGATGAGTTCCTGGGTGACGGACGCGCCGGGCGTCTTCGACCCGCGCCCACGTTCGTTGCGTTTCCGCTTCGTCACGGCGATGGCCGGAGTGCTGGGAATCGGCGCGGACCTGTCACGCTGGACCCCTGCTCAACACGCAGAAGCGGCTTCGCTGGTTTCTCTCTACAAGCAGATCCGCCCAGTGATCCACCACGGCACGGCCCAGGTAATCCACGGCCCAACCGCCCCCACAGCGGCCACCCAGTACACCTCGGAAGACGGCGACACGATCGTGGTCCTGGCGTGGAACACGGGCACCCTGACCGGAGCACCACTGGTCCCGGGCCGCTCGTCGCGAGTACGCCTCTCGGTGCGTCCAGAATCGTCCTATGTGGACACTTCCGGCGCGCACTACTCGGGCACGCACCTCAGGTACGCGGGCCTCCCGTTCGACTGGACCGCAGACCACGACGCCGACGTGGTCATCCTCCGCCGAAAGCCGTGA
- a CDS encoding HAD family phosphatase, with protein MNWIVFDYGDVLSKPSAARPELAAKLGAPLPEFERAYWDLRIPYDAGSTPLEYWQTVGDALGRPVDEALSDELTRIDVEGWAHLEPSSKDLLEALAEAGASLALLSNAPSVFGEWVREQDWARLFQVTLFSGDVRCVKPDAKIFELLLEQLGAEPGDCLFFDDRQSNVDGARAVGLKAQLWNGAEAARAWLD; from the coding sequence GTGAACTGGATCGTCTTCGACTACGGCGACGTGCTCAGCAAGCCGAGCGCGGCCCGCCCGGAGCTGGCCGCCAAGCTGGGCGCGCCGCTGCCCGAGTTCGAGCGGGCCTACTGGGACCTGCGGATCCCCTACGACGCCGGCAGCACGCCGCTGGAGTACTGGCAGACGGTCGGCGACGCGCTGGGCCGGCCCGTCGACGAGGCGCTGTCGGACGAGCTGACCCGGATCGACGTCGAGGGCTGGGCGCACCTGGAGCCGTCGTCGAAGGACCTGCTCGAGGCGCTGGCCGAGGCGGGCGCGTCACTGGCCCTGCTCTCGAACGCGCCGTCGGTGTTCGGCGAGTGGGTCCGCGAGCAGGACTGGGCGCGGTTGTTCCAGGTGACGCTGTTCTCCGGCGACGTCCGGTGCGTGAAACCGGACGCGAAGATCTTCGAGCTGCTGCTGGAGCAGCTCGGGGCCGAGCCGGGCGACTGCCTGTTCTTCGACGACCGTCAGTCCAATGTGGACGGCGCGCGGGCGGTCGGGCTCAAGGCCCAGCTGTGGAACGGTGCCGAGGCGGCGCGGGCGTGGCTCGACTGA
- a CDS encoding TetR/AcrR family transcriptional regulator has protein sequence MTAAATPKGERRRAALVEAAAKLLVEGGFDAVRHRAVAERAGLPLASTTYYFDSLEDLVAAAVEHHGNAELETGRRRLEELATRNRGVQAMVELVLDMLLGPESGDEEADAEAVLLRYERLVATGRRPYLRPLMRTLSAQLNELLTEIFARSGTPVREAELEKLVALVDGAVVNALIAVDPAPRAAAARMLQAALDGS, from the coding sequence ATGACCGCTGCGGCAACTCCCAAGGGGGAACGACGGCGTGCCGCGCTCGTCGAGGCCGCCGCGAAGCTGCTCGTCGAGGGCGGGTTCGACGCCGTGCGGCACCGTGCGGTGGCCGAGCGGGCCGGGCTGCCACTCGCGTCCACGACGTACTACTTCGACTCGCTGGAAGACCTGGTCGCCGCGGCCGTCGAGCACCACGGCAACGCCGAGCTCGAGACCGGCCGCCGCCGGCTGGAGGAGCTCGCGACGCGCAACCGCGGCGTCCAGGCGATGGTCGAGCTGGTGCTCGACATGCTGCTGGGCCCGGAGAGCGGCGACGAGGAAGCGGACGCCGAAGCCGTGCTCCTGCGCTACGAGCGCCTCGTCGCCACCGGCCGCCGGCCGTACCTGCGGCCGTTGATGCGGACGCTGTCGGCCCAGCTCAACGAGCTGCTGACGGAGATCTTCGCCCGCTCGGGCACGCCGGTGCGCGAGGCCGAGCTGGAGAAGCTCGTGGCGCTGGTCGACGGCGCGGTCGTCAACGCGCTGATCGCCGTCGACCCGGCGCCCCGCGCCGCCGCGGCCCGCATGCTCCAGGCCGCCCTGGACGGTTCATGA
- a CDS encoding ABC transporter substrate-binding protein, whose amino-acid sequence MTSAGLSRRRFLRNASLAGLGAIGSSSFLAACATSASSGPVKQAAGAVTVQSNLSSPEAKKAIEALAQAFGAKGGATATVNTVASETFRTQLPSYLTAANPPDTFTWYPGSLLSGYARKGLLLDVGDVWQTMGNYSAAFRNLSGDGAGHQVFVPTSYYWWGFFYRKSNFAKWGVQPPTTWSEFLALCETLKDKGIAPIGMGAGGTTPWTASAWFDYLNIRINGAPFHRELLAGKQRFDDPRVKKIFDPWRQALPYTDPNGTAIAFQDATTVLLQGRTGMILTGTFFADAAPKDALDDLDFFQFPILDPAVPVAEEGPTDGFFASARTPHVAEVKEWFKYAATAEAQELYIKNSSGTVLPTNPDAKDNGTPLVRKGRKLLTDAKEITQFFNRDSSDALQPTADAALIRFIQKPNELDSILADWQTAAQKVWQS is encoded by the coding sequence ATGACGAGTGCCGGCCTGTCCCGCCGTCGTTTCCTGCGCAACGCGAGCCTGGCCGGGCTGGGCGCGATCGGCTCGAGCAGTTTCCTCGCCGCCTGCGCCACTTCCGCGTCCAGCGGCCCGGTCAAGCAGGCGGCCGGCGCGGTCACCGTCCAGTCGAACCTGTCCTCGCCCGAGGCGAAGAAGGCCATCGAGGCCCTCGCGCAGGCGTTCGGCGCGAAGGGCGGCGCGACGGCGACGGTCAACACCGTCGCGTCGGAGACCTTCCGCACCCAGCTGCCCAGCTACCTCACCGCGGCCAACCCGCCGGACACCTTCACGTGGTACCCGGGTTCGCTGCTGTCGGGCTACGCGCGCAAGGGCCTGCTGCTCGACGTCGGCGACGTCTGGCAGACCATGGGCAACTACAGCGCGGCCTTCCGCAACCTCTCCGGCGACGGCGCCGGGCACCAGGTCTTCGTCCCGACGTCGTACTACTGGTGGGGTTTCTTCTACCGCAAGTCGAACTTCGCGAAGTGGGGCGTGCAGCCGCCGACCACCTGGAGCGAGTTCCTCGCGCTGTGCGAAACGTTGAAGGACAAGGGCATCGCGCCGATCGGCATGGGCGCCGGCGGCACCACGCCGTGGACCGCGTCGGCCTGGTTCGACTACCTCAACATCCGGATCAACGGCGCGCCGTTCCACCGCGAGCTGCTCGCCGGCAAGCAGCGCTTCGACGACCCGCGCGTCAAGAAGATCTTCGACCCCTGGCGCCAGGCACTCCCCTACACCGACCCGAACGGCACCGCGATCGCGTTCCAGGACGCCACGACCGTGCTGCTCCAGGGCCGCACCGGGATGATCCTGACCGGCACGTTCTTCGCCGACGCCGCCCCGAAGGACGCCCTGGACGACCTCGACTTCTTCCAGTTCCCGATCCTCGACCCGGCCGTCCCGGTCGCCGAGGAGGGCCCGACCGACGGCTTCTTCGCCAGCGCGCGCACCCCGCACGTCGCCGAGGTGAAGGAGTGGTTCAAGTACGCGGCTACGGCAGAAGCGCAGGAGCTGTACATCAAGAACTCCTCCGGCACGGTCCTGCCGACCAACCCCGACGCCAAGGACAACGGCACGCCGTTGGTCCGAAAAGGACGGAAGCTGCTCACCGACGCCAAGGAGATCACGCAGTTCTTCAACCGCGACTCCTCCGACGCGCTGCAGCCGACCGCCGACGCGGCGTTGATCCGGTTCATCCAGAAGCCGAACGAGCTCGACTCGATCCTGGCCGACTGGCAGACCGCCGCGCAGAAGGTCTGGCAGTCCTGA
- a CDS encoding carbohydrate ABC transporter permease, with amino-acid sequence MRRTRTAGFHLLAGGLSVLWLLPIVLVLTTSVRKFSDIASNGLGALPASFSLDGFGQAWGEGGGGHAMLNSLIVTIPTVVLSLLLSAAAAFALSRYRIPLRRTIILVMLSGNLLPPQILLVPVAKLSELLGIYDTLTALIVVQVGFGLGFYTFVLQGFMRSIPDEIQQAALIDGAGVVQIFGRIILPMTRPALAALGALAFTWTFNDLLWSITVLRTGTVMPVTPALLGLQGQYVSNWNVIAAGSVIAAVPTVAVFLRFQKHFISGLAIGAIK; translated from the coding sequence GTGAGGCGGACGCGGACCGCGGGGTTCCACCTGCTCGCGGGCGGGCTTTCGGTGCTCTGGCTGCTGCCGATCGTGCTGGTGCTGACGACGAGCGTCCGAAAGTTCTCCGACATCGCGTCGAACGGCCTCGGCGCGCTGCCGGCGTCGTTCTCGCTCGACGGCTTCGGGCAGGCGTGGGGCGAGGGCGGCGGCGGGCACGCGATGCTCAACAGCCTGATCGTCACGATCCCGACGGTGGTGCTGTCGTTGCTGCTCAGCGCGGCGGCGGCGTTCGCGCTGAGCCGCTACCGGATTCCGTTGCGGCGCACGATCATCCTGGTGATGCTGTCGGGCAACCTGCTGCCACCGCAGATCCTGCTGGTGCCGGTCGCGAAGCTGTCGGAGCTGCTGGGGATCTACGACACGCTGACGGCGTTGATCGTCGTGCAGGTCGGCTTCGGGCTCGGCTTCTACACGTTCGTGCTGCAGGGGTTCATGCGGTCGATCCCGGACGAGATCCAGCAGGCGGCGCTGATCGACGGCGCCGGCGTGGTGCAGATCTTCGGCCGGATCATCCTGCCGATGACCCGCCCGGCGCTGGCCGCGCTCGGCGCGCTGGCGTTCACCTGGACGTTCAACGACCTGCTGTGGTCGATCACCGTGCTGCGCACCGGCACGGTGATGCCGGTGACGCCGGCGCTGCTCGGCCTGCAGGGGCAGTACGTGTCCAACTGGAACGTGATCGCGGCGGGCTCGGTCATCGCGGCCGTCCCGACGGTCGCCGTCTTCCTGCGGTTCCAGAAGCACTTCATCTCGGGCCTGGCGATCGGGGCGATCAAGTGA
- a CDS encoding beta-propeller fold lactonase family protein: protein MAELVFVGCYTGEAGNGTGITTFSRSSSGLTEVASLPLESPSWLVRHPSLPVLYAANETALGAVTALSISPSGSLSVLGAIETGGAHPCHLAVTPDGRFLLCANYTGGSLAVFSLSASGALVSRTALVQHTGSGPAADRQEAAHVHMAVPSADSTVVSAVDLGTDEIRSYTLSSDGSLSPLAVSSLPPGTGPRQLVRRPGTDLAYVVGELAGTLVTVRETSPGAFDVVAVTPSTLSSVTPNLVAHLELAGSRMYVSNRGPDCVTEFALDDAAAVSDQPSGANPRHFALVDGTCYVAAQSDDAITAFTLTASGDAELRRYPTGSPTFVLPVSLP, encoded by the coding sequence ATGGCTGAGCTGGTCTTCGTCGGCTGCTACACCGGCGAGGCGGGAAACGGCACCGGGATCACGACGTTCTCGCGGTCGTCGTCCGGCTTGACCGAAGTCGCCTCGCTGCCACTGGAGTCGCCGTCGTGGCTGGTCCGGCACCCGTCGCTCCCGGTGCTGTACGCGGCGAACGAGACGGCTTTGGGTGCCGTGACGGCACTGTCCATCTCTCCTTCCGGGTCGCTCTCGGTTTTGGGCGCTATCGAGACGGGCGGAGCCCACCCGTGCCACCTGGCGGTGACCCCGGACGGCCGGTTCCTGTTGTGCGCCAACTACACCGGCGGCAGCCTGGCGGTGTTCTCGCTGTCCGCATCGGGCGCCTTGGTCTCCCGGACGGCCTTGGTCCAGCACACCGGAAGCGGCCCCGCCGCCGACCGCCAGGAGGCGGCACACGTCCACATGGCCGTCCCGTCGGCGGATTCGACGGTGGTGAGCGCGGTCGACCTGGGCACGGACGAGATCCGCAGCTACACGCTGTCTTCTGACGGTTCCCTGTCGCCACTCGCCGTCTCGTCCCTGCCGCCGGGCACGGGCCCACGTCAGCTGGTGCGGCGGCCGGGCACGGACCTGGCGTACGTGGTCGGCGAGCTGGCCGGAACGCTGGTGACGGTCCGCGAGACGTCACCGGGCGCGTTCGACGTCGTGGCTGTGACGCCGTCGACGCTGTCATCGGTGACGCCGAACCTGGTGGCCCACCTGGAGCTGGCGGGCTCGCGAATGTACGTCTCGAACCGCGGCCCGGACTGCGTCACGGAGTTCGCCCTCGACGACGCGGCCGCGGTGTCGGACCAGCCGTCCGGCGCGAACCCGCGACACTTCGCCCTGGTGGACGGCACGTGTTACGTCGCGGCCCAGAGCGACGACGCGATCACGGCGTTCACGCTGACCGCGTCGGGCGACGCGGAGCTGCGCCGCTACCCGACGGGGTCGCCGACGTTCGTGCTGCCGGTCTCGCTGCCCTGA
- a CDS encoding FadR/GntR family transcriptional regulator, with protein MTEHRPRGLHGQTVEALASRILSNEWGEGTVLDLPALREELDISLTALREALKVLAAKGMIDARQKRGTFVQPREKWNMLDADVMRWQTAAADDPGLLDELTEVRAVVEPAAARIAAERASDEDIESLREALSDMAAAEGPEASVQADLAFHRRLMTATHNNFLMRMERIIAIGLAERDKVVHGASAAEDPVPSHRKVLDAIIAQDPAAAEQAMLALVTKSRDDLAKAQRTTRS; from the coding sequence TTGACCGAACACCGGCCACGCGGGCTGCACGGCCAGACCGTGGAGGCGCTGGCCAGCCGGATCCTCTCCAACGAGTGGGGCGAGGGCACCGTCCTCGACCTGCCGGCGCTGCGCGAAGAGCTCGACATCAGCCTCACGGCACTGCGTGAGGCCCTGAAGGTGCTGGCCGCGAAGGGCATGATCGACGCGCGCCAGAAGCGCGGCACGTTCGTCCAGCCGCGCGAAAAGTGGAACATGCTCGACGCCGACGTCATGCGCTGGCAGACCGCGGCCGCCGACGACCCGGGCCTGCTCGACGAGCTGACCGAGGTCCGCGCGGTCGTCGAACCGGCCGCCGCCCGGATCGCGGCGGAACGCGCGTCCGACGAGGACATCGAGTCGCTGCGGGAGGCGCTGTCGGACATGGCCGCGGCGGAGGGCCCGGAAGCCAGCGTCCAGGCCGACCTGGCGTTCCACCGGCGGCTGATGACGGCCACCCACAACAACTTCCTGATGCGGATGGAGCGGATCATCGCGATCGGCCTGGCCGAGCGCGACAAGGTGGTGCACGGCGCTTCGGCGGCGGAGGACCCGGTGCCGTCGCACCGCAAGGTGCTGGACGCGATCATCGCCCAGGACCCGGCCGCGGCCGAGCAGGCGATGCTGGCGCTGGTCACCAAGTCCCGCGACGACCTGGCGAAGGCTCAGCGCACTACGCGGTCATGA
- a CDS encoding bifunctional 4-hydroxy-2-oxoglutarate aldolase/2-dehydro-3-deoxy-phosphogluconate aldolase, which produces MTYRWEITAHALRQGVVGIVRTHDAESAVEAARAVIEAGLRSVELPLTNPGALDAISGLSAAYPDATIGAGTVLDEASAVLAIRAGARFLVSPSVDAAVIRTAHRYGVAAFPGAGSVTEIVRALEEGADAVKVFPASALAPSWISDVRAALPQAPLVPTGGIGPDDVPRWLAAGAVACGVGSALTRGTTEAIAVRVETLLRSTHG; this is translated from the coding sequence ATGACCTACCGCTGGGAGATCACAGCGCATGCGCTGCGCCAGGGCGTCGTCGGGATCGTACGGACGCACGACGCGGAGTCCGCGGTGGAGGCGGCGCGCGCGGTCATCGAAGCCGGGCTGCGCTCGGTGGAGCTGCCGCTGACCAACCCGGGCGCGCTGGACGCGATCTCGGGGCTCTCCGCGGCCTACCCGGACGCGACGATCGGCGCCGGCACGGTGCTCGACGAGGCGTCGGCGGTCCTGGCCATCCGCGCCGGCGCGCGGTTCCTGGTGTCGCCGTCGGTGGACGCCGCGGTGATCCGGACCGCGCACCGGTACGGCGTCGCGGCGTTCCCCGGCGCGGGCTCGGTGACGGAGATCGTGCGGGCGCTGGAGGAAGGCGCCGACGCGGTGAAGGTGTTCCCGGCGTCCGCGCTGGCGCCGTCGTGGATCTCGGACGTCCGGGCGGCGCTGCCGCAGGCGCCGCTGGTACCCACCGGCGGCATCGGCCCGGACGACGTGCCACGCTGGCTGGCGGCGGGCGCGGTGGCCTGCGGGGTCGGCTCGGCGCTGACCCGCGGGACCACCGAGGCGATCGCCGTCCGGGTCGAGACGTTGTTGAGGAGCACGCATGGCTGA
- a CDS encoding carbohydrate ABC transporter permease: protein MAVLTAERPKTAARAPKRRRRVSPVLLAFVLVPLVVEGFWVFWPALQGFYLALTNWDGVSAPQFVGLGNFAEMFSDDIFGTAALDTVIWLVLFGGLSAVGGLALATLLQKERKGVGFYRAALFTPVVFSLVATSLIWQVIYQPDGVINRLLAAIGLGSWQHAWLADPKTALYAVLVPALWRQLGYVMVLYLAGLKGIDPVLYEAAKLDGATAWQQFRNVTWPQLRSVNSVVLSVIIIDSLRSFDVIWSMTKGGPYHSSEVLSTYMYATAFQSLRLGYASALAVVIFVLAFGVIVTYLVRAFREDS, encoded by the coding sequence ATGGCGGTGCTGACCGCGGAACGGCCCAAGACGGCCGCGCGGGCGCCGAAACGTCGTCGCCGGGTCTCGCCCGTGCTGCTGGCGTTCGTCCTGGTGCCCCTCGTCGTCGAAGGGTTCTGGGTGTTCTGGCCCGCGCTGCAGGGGTTCTACCTGGCGCTGACGAACTGGGACGGCGTCTCGGCGCCGCAGTTCGTCGGCCTGGGGAACTTCGCCGAGATGTTCTCCGACGACATCTTCGGCACGGCCGCGCTCGACACGGTGATCTGGCTCGTGCTCTTCGGCGGCCTCTCGGCCGTCGGCGGGCTCGCGCTCGCCACGCTGCTGCAGAAGGAACGCAAGGGCGTCGGGTTCTACCGGGCCGCGCTGTTCACGCCGGTGGTGTTCTCGCTGGTCGCGACGTCGCTGATCTGGCAGGTGATCTACCAGCCGGACGGCGTGATCAACCGGCTGCTCGCCGCGATCGGGCTCGGCAGCTGGCAGCACGCCTGGCTCGCCGACCCGAAGACCGCGTTGTACGCGGTGCTCGTGCCGGCGCTGTGGCGGCAGCTCGGGTACGTGATGGTGCTGTACCTGGCCGGCCTCAAGGGCATCGACCCGGTGCTCTACGAAGCGGCCAAGCTGGACGGGGCCACGGCGTGGCAGCAGTTCCGCAACGTCACCTGGCCGCAGCTGCGCAGCGTCAACTCCGTGGTCCTGTCGGTGATCATCATCGACTCGCTGCGGTCGTTCGACGTCATCTGGTCGATGACGAAGGGCGGGCCGTACCACTCGTCCGAGGTGCTCAGCACGTACATGTACGCGACGGCGTTCCAGTCGCTGCGGCTCGGTTACGCGTCCGCGCTGGCCGTCGTGATCTTCGTGCTGGCGTTCGGCGTGATCGTCACCTACCTCGTGCGCGCATTCCGGGAGGACTCGTGA
- a CDS encoding low specificity L-threonine aldolase — protein sequence MTFTLPPLDFRSDTVTRPDDTMRAAMASAEVGDNVLERDPTVAELEEKAAHVLGMPAALWVPSGTMANLVALSLHLQRGDRFLATRGAHVLANELGSAAWLAGGMPEALEHDGGPGRPSPSTLKAAIGQPGPYFTLRTSLLCLENTHNSAGGAVTPPDEHAQLLAVAKEAGLTVHLDGARLWQAAVALEVPPAALTVGVDTVSACFSKGLGAPVGSVVAGSVDFVERARRMRQMLGGGVRQGGVLAAACLIALDRVPDLAASHENARRLAEGLNEHGWPTNTPDTNIVLAEVPDVPTALAWLDSLGIRTGPMAGKVRFVTHRDLSAADIDETLRRMEKQ from the coding sequence GTGACCTTCACGCTGCCTCCGCTGGACTTCCGTTCCGACACCGTCACCCGGCCGGACGACACGATGCGGGCGGCGATGGCCTCCGCTGAGGTCGGGGACAACGTCCTCGAACGCGACCCGACCGTCGCCGAGCTCGAAGAGAAGGCCGCCCACGTCCTGGGCATGCCGGCCGCCCTGTGGGTGCCGAGCGGGACGATGGCCAACCTCGTCGCGCTGAGCCTGCACCTGCAGCGCGGAGACCGGTTCCTGGCCACGCGCGGGGCGCACGTGCTCGCCAACGAGCTGGGCTCGGCCGCGTGGCTGGCCGGCGGCATGCCGGAGGCGCTGGAGCACGACGGCGGCCCGGGCCGCCCTTCGCCGAGCACCCTCAAAGCGGCGATCGGACAACCCGGGCCATACTTCACATTACGGACATCTCTCCTCTGTCTCGAGAACACGCACAACTCCGCCGGTGGCGCGGTGACCCCGCCCGACGAGCACGCCCAGCTGCTGGCCGTCGCGAAGGAGGCCGGGCTGACCGTGCACCTCGACGGCGCCCGGCTCTGGCAGGCCGCGGTCGCGCTGGAGGTACCGCCGGCGGCGTTGACGGTCGGCGTCGACACCGTGTCGGCCTGCTTCAGCAAGGGCCTCGGCGCGCCGGTCGGCTCGGTCGTCGCGGGCAGCGTGGACTTCGTCGAGCGGGCCCGCCGGATGCGGCAGATGCTCGGCGGCGGCGTCCGGCAGGGCGGCGTCCTGGCCGCGGCCTGCCTGATCGCCCTGGACCGCGTCCCCGACCTGGCCGCCTCGCACGAGAACGCGCGGCGGCTGGCCGAAGGCCTGAACGAACACGGCTGGCCGACCAACACGCCGGACACGAACATCGTGCTGGCCGAGGTGCCCGACGTGCCGACGGCACTGGCCTGGCTCGACTCGCTGGGCATCCGCACCGGGCCGATGGCGGGCAAGGTCCGGTTCGTCACGCACCGGGACCTGAGCGCGGCCGACATCGACGAAACCCTGCGCCGGATGGAGAAGCAGTGA
- a CDS encoding SigE family RNA polymerase sigma factor, whose translation MDQRDEQEFAEYFAARRDAVRRTAYMLCGDWHRADDLAQTAFVALHRRWTKIRDRAATDAYVRKTLVRATIDESRRPWRREWQTEVLPERVDDGPGLDDLVATREDLLAALAEVPPKQRAVLVMRFFEGLDVTGAAQALGCSEGNVKSQTARGLANLKQVLEREVETNG comes from the coding sequence GTGGATCAGCGCGACGAACAGGAGTTCGCGGAGTACTTCGCCGCCCGGCGGGACGCCGTGCGCCGGACCGCGTACATGCTCTGCGGCGACTGGCACCGGGCGGACGACCTCGCGCAGACGGCGTTCGTCGCGCTGCACCGGAGGTGGACGAAGATCAGGGATCGCGCGGCGACCGACGCGTACGTGCGCAAGACGCTCGTGCGGGCGACGATCGACGAATCGCGGCGCCCGTGGCGGCGCGAGTGGCAGACCGAAGTGCTGCCGGAACGCGTCGACGACGGACCCGGGCTCGACGACCTCGTCGCGACCAGGGAAGACCTGCTCGCGGCGTTGGCGGAAGTGCCGCCCAAGCAGCGGGCGGTGCTGGTCATGCGGTTCTTCGAAGGACTGGACGTGACCGGCGCGGCGCAGGCGCTGGGCTGCAGCGAAGGCAACGTGAAGAGCCAGACCGCCCGCGGGCTGGCGAACCTGAAGCAGGTCCTGGAACGGGAGGTGGAGACCAATGGATGA